In Candidatus Avedoeria danica, the following are encoded in one genomic region:
- a CDS encoding restriction endonuclease — MRTLRLREHATSFGVALSPDEVDELRRTVSSVDVQPTPGLRHRFDVRPGATVGIVRLGDLSVEIQPKLPIRRLLFLLSYLVDPKGWRPDETEVDEGADLFEAVIPAFAFQVYRALRRGVLQGYRTEEDALSVVRGRVRFDDQIRRRYGRTPPVEVRYDEFTEDIEANRLIKAATRRLLRLRPRSLASRRSLAGIEVAFAAVSDVTYRARDLQEIPYNRLNAHYRPAVELARLILRATSLEVGHGAVRGMACLFDMNVVFEDFVVVALREQLRLSTHTFPQGASGHRLCLDNDRRIRLEPDISWWEGERAVFVGDVKYKRTADALGRNADIYQAMAYAIAADLPGALLIYAAGEREQGVHRIIHLDKVIEVVTMDLNARPEVVLGLVQAIAERIRALQSAQG; from the coding sequence GTGCGGACGCTTCGCCTTCGTGAGCATGCGACGTCGTTCGGCGTCGCACTGAGCCCCGACGAGGTTGACGAACTTCGGCGCACCGTCTCGTCGGTCGACGTCCAGCCGACGCCCGGTCTGCGCCATCGGTTCGACGTGCGGCCGGGTGCGACGGTTGGTATCGTCCGGCTGGGCGACTTGTCCGTCGAGATCCAGCCCAAGTTGCCGATCCGGCGGTTGCTCTTCCTCCTGTCCTACCTCGTCGACCCGAAGGGCTGGCGTCCGGACGAGACGGAGGTGGACGAAGGCGCCGATCTGTTCGAAGCGGTGATCCCGGCGTTCGCGTTCCAGGTGTACCGTGCCCTGCGGCGAGGAGTGCTGCAGGGCTACCGGACCGAAGAGGATGCGCTGTCCGTCGTCCGCGGCCGCGTGCGCTTCGACGATCAGATCCGCCGGCGATATGGCCGAACGCCGCCGGTCGAGGTTCGCTACGACGAGTTCACGGAGGATATCGAGGCGAATCGGTTGATCAAGGCCGCGACCAGGCGGCTCCTCCGCCTTCGGCCCCGGTCGCTGGCGTCCCGGCGGTCCCTGGCCGGAATCGAGGTGGCCTTCGCCGCGGTCTCCGACGTGACGTATCGAGCGCGCGATCTGCAGGAGATCCCGTACAACCGGCTGAACGCACATTACCGACCGGCCGTGGAGCTGGCGCGACTGATCTTGCGTGCGACGTCGCTGGAGGTCGGCCACGGCGCGGTACGCGGGATGGCCTGCCTATTCGACATGAACGTCGTGTTCGAGGACTTCGTCGTCGTTGCGCTGCGCGAGCAGCTTCGCCTCTCGACCCATACCTTCCCACAAGGCGCCAGCGGACATCGACTCTGCTTGGACAACGACCGACGGATTCGCCTCGAACCCGACATCTCATGGTGGGAAGGCGAGCGGGCGGTGTTCGTCGGCGACGTGAAGTACAAGCGGACGGCTGACGCACTCGGGAGGAACGCCGACATCTACCAGGCGATGGCGTACGCCATAGCGGCTGACTTGCCCGGCGCCCTGCTCATCTACGCCGCGGGGGAGCGGGAGCAGGGGGTACATAGGATCATCCACCTGGACAAGGTGATCGAGGTCGTGACGATGGATCTGAACGCAAGGCCGGAGGTCGTGTTGGGGCTGGTTCAGGCGATTGCAGAGCGGATCCGGGCCTTGCAGTCAGCGCAGGGCTAG
- a CDS encoding M23 family metallopeptidase has translation MPKRRRPLAVAAFLLFALAGCDAFGFGGAQSALTYRLPYADGTEVEVTADADTHDPPGAYDMRAFGGWGLRRYRIVAAQAGVVRHIVDDGTKVCCDGDCANNYVWIEHARGEWSKYAHMATGSVTDDAGLAVGDEVEAGTFLGFESDVGRACGVHLHFEVGVPDDPAAPLYDEVGGFLDGARVVPRFCGVEGEVLYEGDEVEAEGCEA, from the coding sequence GTGCCGAAGCGCCGCCGACCGCTCGCCGTCGCCGCGTTCCTCCTGTTCGCCCTCGCCGGGTGCGATGCGTTCGGGTTCGGCGGGGCGCAGTCCGCGTTGACGTACCGTCTGCCGTACGCGGACGGGACGGAGGTGGAGGTCACGGCGGACGCGGACACGCACGATCCGCCGGGGGCGTACGACATGCGGGCGTTCGGGGGCTGGGGGCTGCGGCGGTACCGCATCGTGGCGGCGCAGGCCGGGGTGGTGCGGCACATCGTGGACGACGGGACGAAGGTATGCTGCGACGGGGACTGCGCGAACAACTACGTCTGGATCGAGCACGCGCGCGGGGAGTGGTCGAAGTACGCGCACATGGCGACGGGCTCGGTGACGGACGACGCGGGTCTGGCGGTCGGGGACGAGGTGGAGGCCGGGACGTTCCTGGGGTTCGAGTCCGACGTCGGGCGGGCGTGCGGGGTGCACCTGCACTTCGAGGTGGGGGTGCCGGACGATCCGGCCGCGCCGCTGTACGACGAGGTGGGCGGGTTCCTGGACGGGGCGCGGGTGGTGCCGCGGTTCTGCGGGGTGGAGGGGGAGGTGTTGTACGAGGGGGACGAGGTGGAGGCGGAGGGGTGTGAGGCGTGA
- a CDS encoding DoxX family protein: MSQLMDIDRLYGDLKRNKWPRYFAVFCRIALALGFIPSAIVKLRGERFTGLPPNHPLGHYFDALHLTGYYYTFIGVAQLAAAVLLLIPRTALLGALVYFPIMLNICVLTYAVRFEGTRIATFMLLANVFLLVWDYDRLSHVLPFRRREEVDYVPDKNSKFPAWFFICVFAALGSVVVVNQFMYDIRPGNMKPECTNMCKGKGNPDDCLRFCDCIYDQGHPLHDCLREYEQAEGKGAAP; the protein is encoded by the coding sequence ATGAGCCAACTGATGGACATTGACCGCCTGTACGGTGACCTAAAGCGCAACAAGTGGCCTCGCTACTTCGCCGTCTTCTGCCGCATCGCGCTCGCGCTCGGCTTCATCCCATCCGCCATCGTGAAGCTGAGGGGCGAACGGTTCACCGGCCTGCCCCCCAATCATCCGCTAGGCCACTACTTCGACGCCCTGCACCTGACCGGTTACTACTACACATTCATTGGCGTTGCCCAGCTGGCGGCGGCCGTTCTCCTGCTCATTCCGAGAACGGCGCTCCTGGGCGCGCTCGTCTACTTCCCCATCATGCTGAACATCTGTGTCCTGACCTATGCCGTCCGGTTCGAAGGAACCCGCATCGCGACGTTCATGCTGTTGGCGAATGTGTTCTTGCTGGTCTGGGACTATGACCGGCTTAGCCACGTGTTGCCGTTCAGGCGTCGCGAAGAAGTCGATTACGTCCCAGACAAGAACAGCAAGTTCCCGGCATGGTTCTTCATATGCGTGTTCGCGGCGCTGGGTTCCGTCGTCGTCGTCAATCAATTCATGTACGACATCCGGCCCGGAAACATGAAGCCCGAGTGCACGAACATGTGCAAGGGCAAGGGCAATCCGGACGACTGCCTACGTTTCTGTGACTGCATCTACGACCAGGGCCATCCACTGCATGACTGCCTGCGCGAATACGAGCAAGCAGAAGGAAAGGGTGCGGCGCCATAG
- a CDS encoding 50S ribosomal protein L9, producing MQVILKTDVPKLGQVGDLCKVAGGFGRNYLLPQGLAILATPGALKQIGDLKRAETRRQDRQRTEMNDLAAQIGRQALTFKARVGETGRLYGSITATDIAEALEAQLGSPVDRRKIVLDDTIRTLGDHNVPIHLMQGINAMIKVTVEADGELVPDKPTETSVEDDAWGKVTVTDLGDDDDDEDDEGRGRRGRRGR from the coding sequence ATGCAAGTCATCCTGAAGACGGACGTCCCGAAGCTCGGCCAAGTGGGCGACCTGTGCAAGGTCGCCGGCGGTTTCGGCCGCAACTACCTGCTCCCGCAGGGCTTGGCGATCCTGGCCACGCCGGGCGCGCTCAAGCAGATCGGCGACCTGAAGCGCGCCGAGACGCGCCGCCAGGACCGGCAGCGCACCGAGATGAACGACCTGGCCGCCCAGATCGGCCGCCAGGCCCTGACGTTCAAGGCGCGCGTCGGCGAGACCGGGCGGCTGTACGGCTCGATCACGGCCACCGACATCGCCGAGGCGCTCGAGGCCCAGCTCGGCTCGCCCGTCGATCGCCGCAAGATCGTCCTCGACGACACGATCCGCACGCTCGGCGACCACAACGTGCCGATTCACCTGATGCAGGGCATCAACGCCATGATCAAGGTGACCGTCGAGGCGGACGGCGAGCTCGTGCCCGACAAGCCGACCGAGACCTCGGTCGAGGACGATGCCTGGGGCAAGGTGACCGTCACCGACCTGGGCGACGACGACGACGACGAGGACGACGAGGGCCGGGGTCGCCGGGGTCGCCGGGGTCGCTGA
- a CDS encoding N-acetylmuramoyl-L-alanine amidase — protein sequence MTAAHHRAFGALAAAGLALSMASGVVAQPVAPQPGGPTAMGDPGSSRLIGRVTDIVTGRPLAGVRVRAGEADGRTDNDGVYRLSLPPGAYRIRVTSPGYQGVTVVERELDPLIGDGEARVDVALPPLVAGADDARKVVDAIRGRTALTMTVPVTTTSVEDGEDVGTEDADPQRLAASLAVNEVPATIRVLMPEGQIVALDTDEYLKGVVPAEMGWIFRRAFEALKAQAIASRTYAAAHCMPTSAGDPAVCERGLDANVDTTTRTQVWRPVHYDITDAAVEATSGLAARLDGALFSTMYFARTVNRTLDSEASPCCGGRSVSFLRSVASPDPFDARHGHGAGLSQEGAAVLAEWGATAEEIITYYYTGATVAADPSAAAVARGAATDGGTDETTDETTDDAADGDDADADAAPPETRAGSARLESDRFGDVAPGSVTAVDALAIRSLTADADTAADADDPAELEIVDSPTVRADFPFMALAVRWTDNPTAGEAVTATAAVTAATATPSTGDAYPPDGAADASDEHRGDVLVRVSDDGETWSDWLPMLPDEDGRTRSTDNWTRLVVARGRYAQLRIVFSGPADARAFDQLDLHYFNADAGPRAPIVPASEALNDVSASSDRELTAASIEDTVVKRAGWGADEQLRFQGGAEIWPPEYTIPKALIIHHTVTQNDPVDPATVMRAIYYYHAVTRGWGDIGYNFLIDHRGNVYEGRFGGERNGRITQGGHALQFNTNSIGVALLGTFTDVRPPAAAESALVSFCAAKAFRYRVDPQAGVTLLGTRFAHGLMGHRDALPGHTACPGNAAYPRMDAIRIGVAALLSELGGQPTVPATATRTPPPTVRPTATPTRRPTATRSTTASATPPPASTGVPTPPAGCIDGIANGGFEAEGDAWVFNRSARTRWDVLAGVQAAFVGLRNDDPDNGTTYASIVQTIQLPARIDRATLRFAFRSTGDDADRRLVRLMDGQGRVVALGDVSLPATTPGWTVRSFDVGAALAPLVGQPLRIYFGVVNNGDGRRSYVRFDEVRLELCPGPGGQTVDPTAAASATAAATRTAAPSATPSVATPSVATPSVAPPRPTATRTAGSGPTPTRPGTAVMCAAWFADGGFEPLTASVAEVAPAAVGATAALSATSAVSATTVITASAATTATTAVSATASGDGVFGRWRPGGDLPVSVQRGTAHGGVAAARLGPEPGGADRFGYASLAQTATLPLGITSADLRLWVRPDPLASGDTLSIEIRRPHDGVRQVLALPIGGLPAGRWTELHHAVDAASLGTAVEVYISLLNRRQSEAPAASAVWVDDIGFDICHRPSPTIAVPFLAVERP from the coding sequence ATGACCGCGGCACACCACCGCGCGTTCGGCGCGCTCGCCGCCGCCGGCCTTGCGCTCAGCATGGCCTCCGGCGTCGTCGCGCAGCCCGTCGCCCCTCAACCCGGAGGCCCGACCGCGATGGGCGATCCGGGCAGCAGCCGCCTGATCGGCCGCGTCACGGACATCGTCACCGGCCGACCGCTCGCCGGCGTGCGCGTGCGCGCCGGCGAGGCCGACGGCCGCACGGACAACGACGGCGTCTATCGCCTCAGCCTCCCGCCCGGCGCCTACCGCATCCGTGTGACTTCGCCGGGCTACCAGGGCGTCACCGTCGTCGAGCGCGAGCTCGATCCGCTCATCGGTGACGGCGAGGCGCGCGTCGACGTCGCGCTGCCGCCGCTCGTGGCCGGCGCGGACGATGCCCGCAAGGTCGTCGACGCCATCCGCGGGCGCACGGCGCTCACCATGACCGTGCCCGTGACGACGACGAGCGTCGAGGATGGCGAGGATGTCGGAACCGAGGACGCCGACCCGCAGCGACTGGCCGCTTCGCTCGCAGTCAACGAGGTGCCGGCCACGATCCGCGTCCTCATGCCGGAGGGCCAGATCGTCGCCCTCGACACGGACGAGTACCTCAAGGGCGTCGTCCCGGCCGAGATGGGCTGGATCTTCCGCCGCGCCTTCGAGGCGCTGAAGGCGCAGGCGATCGCCTCTCGAACCTACGCCGCCGCGCACTGCATGCCGACCTCGGCCGGCGACCCGGCGGTCTGCGAGCGCGGCCTGGACGCCAACGTCGACACGACGACGCGCACCCAGGTCTGGCGGCCCGTCCACTACGACATCACGGACGCCGCCGTCGAAGCGACGAGCGGTCTGGCCGCCCGACTGGACGGCGCCCTCTTCAGCACGATGTACTTCGCCCGGACGGTGAACCGCACGCTCGATAGCGAGGCCAGCCCGTGCTGCGGCGGCCGCAGCGTGAGCTTCCTGCGCTCCGTCGCCTCACCCGACCCGTTCGACGCCCGCCACGGGCACGGCGCCGGGCTCAGCCAGGAGGGCGCCGCCGTCCTCGCGGAGTGGGGCGCCACGGCCGAGGAGATCATCACCTACTACTATACGGGCGCCACCGTCGCCGCCGACCCGTCCGCGGCCGCCGTGGCGCGCGGCGCGGCGACCGACGGCGGAACCGACGAGACGACCGACGAGACGACCGATGATGCCGCCGATGGTGACGACGCCGACGCCGACGCCGCGCCGCCTGAAACCCGCGCCGGCTCCGCCCGCCTCGAATCCGACCGCTTCGGCGACGTCGCGCCCGGATCGGTCACGGCCGTCGACGCGCTCGCGATCCGATCGTTGACCGCCGATGCCGATACCGCCGCCGATGCCGACGACCCCGCGGAACTCGAGATCGTCGACAGCCCGACCGTCCGAGCCGACTTCCCGTTCATGGCCCTGGCGGTCCGCTGGACGGACAACCCGACCGCGGGCGAGGCCGTCACGGCCACCGCGGCAGTCACGGCGGCCACGGCGACGCCGTCGACCGGCGACGCGTATCCGCCGGATGGGGCAGCCGATGCGTCGGATGAACACCGAGGCGACGTCCTCGTCCGCGTGAGCGACGACGGGGAGACGTGGTCCGACTGGCTGCCGATGCTGCCCGACGAGGACGGCCGGACGCGCTCGACGGACAACTGGACGCGGCTCGTCGTGGCCCGCGGGCGCTACGCGCAGCTGCGGATCGTGTTCAGCGGACCGGCCGACGCCCGCGCCTTCGACCAGCTCGACCTTCACTACTTCAATGCGGACGCCGGCCCGCGCGCGCCGATCGTGCCCGCCTCGGAAGCGCTGAACGACGTGTCGGCCTCGTCCGACCGCGAGCTCACCGCCGCCTCGATCGAGGACACCGTCGTCAAACGCGCCGGATGGGGCGCCGACGAGCAGCTGCGCTTCCAGGGGGGCGCCGAGATCTGGCCGCCCGAGTACACGATCCCGAAGGCGCTGATCATCCACCACACCGTGACGCAGAACGATCCGGTTGACCCGGCGACGGTCATGCGGGCGATCTACTACTACCATGCCGTCACGCGCGGCTGGGGGGACATCGGCTACAACTTCCTGATCGACCACCGCGGCAACGTGTACGAGGGCCGGTTCGGCGGCGAGCGGAACGGCCGGATCACGCAGGGCGGCCACGCGCTGCAGTTCAACACGAACTCGATCGGCGTTGCGCTGCTCGGCACGTTCACCGACGTCCGGCCGCCGGCCGCCGCCGAGTCGGCGCTCGTGTCGTTCTGCGCCGCCAAGGCCTTCCGGTACCGCGTCGACCCGCAGGCCGGCGTGACGCTTCTCGGGACGCGCTTTGCCCACGGCCTGATGGGCCACCGGGACGCGCTGCCCGGCCACACCGCCTGCCCCGGCAATGCCGCCTATCCCCGCATGGACGCCATCCGCATCGGCGTCGCGGCGCTCCTCAGCGAGCTGGGCGGCCAGCCGACGGTGCCGGCGACGGCTACACGCACGCCGCCGCCGACCGTCCGCCCGACAGCCACGCCCACCCGCCGCCCCACCGCGACGCGCAGCACGACGGCCAGCGCAACCCCGCCGCCCGCCTCGACCGGCGTGCCGACCCCGCCCGCCGGCTGCATCGACGGCATCGCGAACGGCGGCTTCGAAGCCGAGGGGGACGCCTGGGTCTTCAACCGCTCGGCGCGCACCCGCTGGGACGTCCTCGCCGGCGTGCAGGCCGCGTTCGTCGGCCTTCGCAACGACGACCCGGACAACGGCACGACGTACGCTTCGATCGTCCAGACCATCCAATTGCCGGCCCGCATCGACCGCGCCACGCTTCGCTTCGCGTTCCGGTCGACGGGCGATGACGCCGATCGCCGCCTCGTGCGGCTGATGGACGGCCAGGGCCGCGTCGTGGCGCTCGGTGACGTCAGCCTGCCGGCCACGACGCCGGGTTGGACCGTCCGCAGCTTCGATGTCGGTGCGGCGCTCGCCCCGCTCGTCGGCCAGCCGCTCCGCATCTACTTCGGCGTCGTGAACAACGGCGACGGCCGGCGCAGCTACGTTCGGTTCGACGAGGTGCGCCTCGAGCTGTGCCCCGGTCCGGGCGGTCAGACCGTCGATCCGACGGCCGCGGCGTCCGCCACCGCCGCGGCCACCCGAACGGCAGCGCCATCCGCGACGCCCAGTGTCGCTACGCCCAGTGTCGCCACGCCCAGTGTCGCCCCACCTCGCCCGACCGCGACGCGCACCGCCGGCTCAGGGCCGACGCCGACACGGCCGGGCACGGCCGTCATGTGCGCCGCATGGTTCGCGGACGGCGGCTTCGAACCGCTGACGGCAAGCGTGGCAGAGGTGGCGCCGGCAGCGGTGGGGGCGACGGCCGCGCTGTCGGCAACGTCGGCCGTGTCGGCGACGACGGTCATAACGGCCTCGGCGGCCACAACTGCGACGACGGCCGTTTCTGCGACAGCCTCGGGCGACGGCGTCTTCGGTCGCTGGCGGCCCGGCGGCGACCTGCCGGTCTCGGTCCAGCGCGGCACGGCGCACGGCGGCGTTGCGGCGGCCCGGCTCGGACCGGAACCGGGTGGGGCGGACCGATTCGGCTACGCGTCGCTCGCGCAAACCGCCACGCTGCCGCTCGGCATCACTTCGGCCGACCTCCGGCTCTGGGTCCGCCCGGATCCGCTCGCGAGCGGCGACACCTTGTCGATCGAGATCCGCCGCCCGCACGACGGCGTGCGACAGGTGCTGGCGCTCCCGATCGGCGGGCTGCCCGCCGGGCGCTGGACGGAGCTGCACCATGCCGTCGACGCGGCATCCCTCGGGACGGCCGTCGAGGTGTACATCTCGCTCCTCAACCGCCGCCAGTCCGAGGCGCCGGCCGCTTCGGCGGTGTGGGTCGACGACATCGGCTTCGACATCTGCCATCGCCCGTCGCCGACGATCGCCGTGCCCTTCCTGGCCGTCGAACGCCCCTGA
- a CDS encoding class I SAM-dependent methyltransferase, producing MPAPPPPVPRPPVSPHFYSARLLQAMAGGDHARFLADGGRGLRPRLARALELAAIEPGQTVVDLGCGRGEAAAHAARLGAAVIGLDYSLDALRLSRATSAVVAPRGEVALAAADATELPLADACADRVLWLDVVEHLRPWQVRATLDEVRRILRPGGFVVIHTLPNRWALRVAYPLLRAVAPALPASPRSAYERAVHVNEQSPLSLKRALTAAGFASRVWVEEWSTVQAGRQLLEEGLPGDRFPDPQRNRGYPALRRPAIRRVAAGAMRTPLRWWVGNDIFAVAWPDRGHFVSPTR from the coding sequence GTGCCAGCACCGCCCCCGCCAGTACCGCGCCCGCCGGTATCGCCCCACTTCTACTCGGCCCGATTGCTGCAGGCGATGGCCGGTGGCGATCACGCACGGTTCCTGGCCGACGGCGGGCGTGGGCTGCGGCCGCGCCTGGCCCGAGCGCTCGAGCTCGCCGCGATCGAACCTGGCCAGACCGTCGTCGATCTGGGCTGCGGCCGCGGCGAGGCGGCGGCGCATGCCGCCCGGCTGGGCGCCGCCGTCATCGGGCTGGACTACAGCCTCGATGCGCTCCGCCTCAGCCGCGCCACGTCCGCTGTCGTCGCCCCACGCGGCGAAGTCGCCCTCGCCGCCGCCGACGCGACCGAACTGCCGCTGGCCGACGCCTGCGCCGATCGGGTGCTCTGGCTCGACGTCGTCGAGCACCTCCGGCCGTGGCAGGTGCGTGCGACGCTCGACGAGGTGCGACGTATCCTCCGGCCGGGCGGCTTCGTCGTCATCCATACGCTGCCCAACCGCTGGGCGCTGCGGGTGGCCTATCCGCTGCTGCGCGCCGTCGCGCCCGCCCTGCCCGCCAGCCCGCGTTCGGCGTACGAACGGGCCGTGCACGTGAACGAGCAGTCGCCGCTGTCGCTCAAGCGGGCGCTGACGGCGGCCGGATTCGCCAGCCGCGTTTGGGTCGAGGAATGGTCGACGGTACAGGCCGGGAGACAGCTTCTGGAGGAAGGACTGCCGGGTGATCGCTTTCCTGACCCGCAACGGAACAGAGGCTACCCGGCGCTGCGGCGCCCGGCAATCCGCCGCGTGGCGGCCGGCGCGATGCGGACGCCGCTGCGGTGGTGGGTCGGCAACGACATCTTCGCCGTCGCCTGGCCGGATCGGGGGCATTTCGTCAGCCCGACCCGTTGA
- a CDS encoding sigma-70 family RNA polymerase sigma factor → MQRLCGAVSGPNLHPLTLVRNRAVQDEHDLVRKAQDYDPEAFGEIYERYYNGVYRYIYYRVGEQTLAEDLTMEVFVKAMEAIDTYTFRGVPFSAWLYRIASNLVVDHFRRQPMQGAVSLEEKLVASMEMPAQALETEFAHDALRRALAELTDDQQQVVILKFVDGLSNLEVAQILGKTEGAVKSLQHRALASLGRALGEQGEIPV, encoded by the coding sequence ATGCAACGTTTATGCGGGGCCGTATCCGGGCCGAATCTCCACCCGTTAACACTTGTAAGGAACCGCGCCGTGCAGGATGAGCACGATCTGGTCCGTAAGGCACAGGACTACGATCCCGAGGCCTTTGGCGAGATCTACGAGCGGTACTACAACGGTGTATACCGATATATCTACTATCGGGTCGGGGAGCAGACCTTGGCCGAGGACCTCACGATGGAGGTCTTCGTCAAGGCCATGGAGGCGATCGACACCTACACCTTCCGTGGGGTGCCCTTCTCGGCTTGGTTGTATCGGATCGCCAGCAACCTTGTGGTGGACCACTTCCGGCGTCAGCCGATGCAGGGAGCGGTCTCGCTGGAAGAGAAGCTGGTGGCGTCGATGGAGATGCCTGCCCAGGCGCTCGAGACGGAGTTTGCGCACGACGCGCTCCGGCGGGCACTGGCGGAACTCACCGACGACCAGCAGCAGGTGGTGATCCTCAAGTTCGTGGACGGGCTGAGCAACCTTGAGGTCGCTCAGATTTTGGGAAAGACTGAGGGGGCTGTGAAGTCGCTTCAGCATCGCGCGCTTGCCTCATTGGGGCGGGCACTGGGGGAGCAAGGTGAAATTCCAGTTTGA
- a CDS encoding ketopantoate reductase family protein: MRVLVVGAGALGSWVGAQLERGGADVTLVARGPHGAAMAADGLEIVSAGEVVRTRPKVVGAVREAFGPPASPYDVTLVTVKSYASAIVGAELAAAAGSAGSAGRVVSLQNGVGNEAVLAAAIAHASPAPLAVRAAEPCAAVGAGVVTIGLTVDRPGRVVLSGGGGIGLEDDAAGWGQQLAERLTSAGVAVRLGQDPMALKWSKLLLNMLGAATCAILDQPPADVLARRDVFGIEVAAWREALAVMRAIGAPPTDLPGYPVRSLAFGVRRLPAAWLHALFGRRLAERRGRRHSGVSADIGAGRTSSEIEVLHGAVVAVAEARGLPSPACRTLAALVLGLADGTVERARFAGRPEALLAAVHAAGG, translated from the coding sequence TTGAGGGTGCTCGTCGTCGGAGCGGGCGCACTGGGCTCGTGGGTCGGCGCGCAGCTCGAGCGCGGCGGGGCCGACGTGACGCTCGTCGCGCGCGGACCGCACGGCGCGGCGATGGCGGCGGACGGACTCGAGATCGTCTCGGCGGGCGAAGTCGTTCGGACGCGGCCCAAGGTCGTCGGCGCGGTGCGCGAGGCGTTCGGCCCGCCGGCGTCGCCGTACGATGTCACGCTCGTGACGGTCAAGAGCTATGCCTCCGCCATCGTGGGGGCCGAGCTCGCCGCGGCGGCCGGGTCGGCCGGGTCGGCGGGTCGGGTCGTCAGCCTGCAGAACGGCGTCGGCAACGAGGCCGTCCTGGCAGCGGCCATCGCACACGCTTCACCGGCGCCGCTCGCGGTGCGCGCGGCCGAACCGTGCGCCGCGGTCGGCGCCGGCGTCGTGACGATCGGCTTGACGGTGGATCGACCCGGCCGCGTCGTCCTGTCCGGCGGCGGGGGCATCGGGCTCGAGGACGACGCCGCGGGCTGGGGGCAACAGCTGGCGGAGCGGCTGACGAGCGCCGGGGTCGCTGTGCGCCTCGGCCAGGATCCGATGGCGCTGAAGTGGTCGAAGCTGCTGCTGAACATGCTCGGCGCCGCCACGTGCGCCATCCTCGACCAGCCGCCGGCCGACGTGCTCGCCCGGCGCGACGTGTTCGGCATCGAGGTCGCCGCGTGGCGCGAGGCACTGGCCGTCATGCGAGCGATCGGCGCGCCCCCGACCGACCTGCCCGGCTACCCCGTCCGATCGCTCGCCTTCGGGGTGCGCCGGCTGCCGGCGGCATGGCTGCACGCCCTGTTCGGCCGGCGCTTGGCCGAACGGCGGGGCCGGCGGCATTCGGGCGTGTCCGCCGACATCGGCGCCGGGCGGACGTCGTCCGAGATCGAGGTGCTGCACGGCGCCGTGGTGGCCGTCGCCGAAGCCCGCGGTCTGCCGAGCCCGGCGTGCCGCACGCTGGCCGCACTCGTGCTCGGTCTGGCGGATGGGACGGTCGAGCGGGCGCGGTTCGCCGGCCGACCGGAGGCGTTGCTCGCGGCCGTACACGCGGCGGGAGGCTGA
- a CDS encoding glycerol-3-phosphate acyltransferase, with protein MVPPVYLLLLAAAIGYLLGSIPFGIVIGRLLGVDPRTVGSGRTGTTNVYRAVGLPGALGTLIGDVLKAALAVWIAGRIVPQPEWQAWAMSAAAVAAILGHNHSIYIGFRGGAGGTPNAGALLAIWPAAFVPGIVLAALAWFGVRIASVATLTISFWALGSMVYRVAVTGSSPGYLLYGFGQLALIIWALRPNIARLVRGEERRIELSRDALAGRPPR; from the coding sequence GTGGTGCCACCCGTATACCTGCTGCTTCTCGCCGCCGCCATCGGCTACCTCCTGGGGTCGATTCCCTTCGGGATCGTCATCGGTCGGCTCCTCGGCGTCGATCCGCGCACCGTCGGCAGCGGCCGTACGGGCACGACGAACGTCTACCGCGCGGTCGGTCTGCCGGGTGCGCTCGGCACGTTGATCGGGGACGTCCTCAAGGCGGCACTCGCGGTCTGGATCGCCGGCCGGATCGTGCCCCAGCCAGAATGGCAGGCATGGGCGATGTCGGCCGCCGCGGTCGCCGCGATCCTCGGCCACAACCATTCGATCTACATCGGCTTCCGCGGCGGTGCGGGCGGGACGCCCAACGCCGGGGCGCTGCTCGCGATCTGGCCGGCGGCGTTCGTGCCGGGCATCGTCCTGGCCGCGCTGGCCTGGTTCGGCGTGCGCATCGCCTCGGTCGCGACGCTCACGATCTCGTTCTGGGCGCTCGGCAGCATGGTCTATCGTGTCGCGGTGACCGGCAGCTCGCCCGGCTACCTGCTCTACGGCTTCGGCCAGCTCGCGCTGATCATCTGGGCGCTGCGCCCGAACATCGCCCGGCTGGTGCGCGGTGAGGAGCGCCGCATCGAGCTCTCACGGGACGCCCTTGCCGGGCGACCGCCGCGATGA